The following are encoded in a window of Eriocheir sinensis breed Jianghai 21 chromosome 35, ASM2467909v1, whole genome shotgun sequence genomic DNA:
- the LOC127007527 gene encoding E3 ubiquitin-protein ligase MARCHF5-like, translating into MADEAQQTEIHAPHDDENKRYCWVCYASDEDDEAAPWVKPCKCRGTTKWVHQSCLQRWVDEKQKGNSTVKVNCPQCGVEYFIAFPNMGQLMLFLDRVDAFIYKVCPFVAAGVVVGSIYWTAVTYGAVTVMQVVGYQEGMTLMEQADPLVLLVGLPTIPIFLILGKMVRWEDKVLRLIRASVQRLPLLKYLLPAFRYEEPAGVSTTAVISDPVNATRVLCGALSLPTLATTVGRLFFPAAQDNLTRTLLGGASFLVVKGLFKVYYKQQQHVMQSRRKIIDYPQDPSTPHPPPSQSPAPTQPPATSQGTEQQYLQQQQQ; encoded by the exons ATGGCAGATGAAGCTCAGCAGACGGAGATACACGCGCCGCACGACGATGAAAA CAAGCGGTATTGCTGGGTGTGCTATGCtagtgatgaggatgatgaggcaGCTCCCTGGGTCAAGCCTTGCAAGTGCCGTGGAACCACAAAATGG GTGCACCAGTCATGTCTGCAGCGGTGGGTGGACGAAAAACAGAAGGGCAACTCTACCGTCAAGGTCAATTGTCCCCAGTGTGGTGTGGAGTACTTCATTGCCTTCCCTAATATGG GTCAGTTAATGCtgttcttggacagagtggatgcATTCATATACAAAGTCTGCCCTTTTGTGGCTGCTGGTGTAGTGGTTGGCTCTATCTACTGGACTGCAGTGACCTATGGGGCTGTCACTGTCATGCAA gTGGTAGGCTATCAAGAGGGCATGACACTGATGGAGCAAGCTGATCCGCTGGTGCTGCTAGTGGGGCTGCCCACCATCCCCATCTTCCTCATCCTGGGCAAGATGGTCCGCTGGGAAGATAAAGTCTTGAGGCTTATCAGAGCATCCGTTCAAAGACTTCCACTTCTCAAGTACCTTTTGCCAGCCTTCag GTATGAAGAGCCTGCCGGAGTGAGCACCACAGCCGTGATTAGTGACCCAGTCAATGCCACAAGAGTTTTGTGCGGGGcgctctccctccccaccttggCCACCACAGTGGGCCGCCTCTTCTTCCCAGCAGCCCAAGACAACCTCACAAGAACACTTCTA GGTGGAGCTTCCTTCCTAGTGGTGAAGGGACTGTTCAAGGTGTACTACAAGCAGCAGCAACATGTGATGCAGAGCAGACGCAAGATCATTGACTACCCACAAgacccctccaccccacaccCGCCCCCCTCACAATCCCCCGCCCCAACTCAGCCCCCTGCCACCAGCCAAGGGACTGAGCAACAGTActtacaacagcaacaacagtga